Proteins encoded in a region of the Leifsonia sp. PS1209 genome:
- a CDS encoding LacI family DNA-binding transcriptional regulator, with protein sequence MIDVARLAGVSQQTVSRVVNGSTNVAPEIRERVELAIRQLRYRRNPAARALANGQTMNLGIVSFGLTQYGPSVALSGIADEARSAGYATNLVTLGDVDRTAMKAALDHLAEDAVDGIVVLAPVEAALEAITGLEAGVPLVVFEPGAPEGTTSVATDEVGGAALATRHLLDLGHDTVWQVAGPSGWLGSDARMRGWSDTLAASGRVTNPVISGDWSTRSGYAAGCDIARNPDITAVFVANDQMALGVVKALSEYGVRVPEDVSVVGFDDVPEARYYRPALTTVRLDFEEVGRLAVDRILHLMRGGHADALPRVLPELVVRQSTAPPSQTPRTSQQHLR encoded by the coding sequence ATGATCGACGTCGCACGCCTCGCCGGGGTGTCCCAGCAGACGGTGTCCCGGGTGGTGAACGGGAGCACCAACGTCGCCCCGGAGATCCGGGAGCGGGTGGAGCTGGCCATCCGGCAGCTGCGGTATCGCAGGAACCCGGCGGCCCGCGCCCTGGCCAACGGCCAGACGATGAACCTCGGGATCGTCAGCTTCGGCCTCACCCAGTACGGTCCGTCCGTCGCACTCAGCGGCATCGCCGACGAGGCGAGAAGCGCGGGATACGCGACCAACCTGGTGACCCTCGGCGACGTCGACCGCACGGCCATGAAGGCGGCGCTCGACCACCTGGCCGAGGACGCGGTGGACGGCATCGTCGTGCTCGCGCCGGTCGAGGCCGCTCTCGAAGCGATCACCGGGCTGGAGGCCGGCGTGCCGCTCGTGGTCTTCGAGCCGGGAGCGCCGGAGGGGACGACGAGCGTCGCGACCGACGAGGTGGGAGGAGCAGCGCTCGCCACCCGGCACCTGCTCGACCTCGGCCACGACACGGTCTGGCAGGTCGCCGGACCGAGCGGCTGGCTCGGGTCGGACGCCAGGATGCGCGGCTGGTCGGACACGCTCGCGGCGAGCGGCAGGGTGACCAACCCGGTCATCTCCGGAGACTGGTCGACGCGCTCCGGATACGCGGCCGGCTGCGACATCGCCCGCAACCCGGACATCACCGCGGTGTTCGTCGCCAACGACCAGATGGCGCTCGGGGTCGTCAAAGCCCTCTCCGAATACGGGGTGCGGGTGCCGGAGGACGTCAGCGTCGTCGGCTTCGACGACGTGCCGGAGGCGCGGTACTACCGGCCGGCGCTGACCACCGTCCGCCTCGACTTCGAGGAGGTCGGGCGCCTCGCTGTCGACCGCATCCTGCACCTGATGCGCGGCGGTCATGCCGACGCGCTGCCCAGGGTGCTCCCGGAGCTGGTCGTGCGCCAGAGCACGGCGCCGCCCTCCCAGACGCCGCGAACCAGCCAGCAACACCTGAGATAG
- a CDS encoding nitrilase-related carbon-nitrogen hydrolase, with amino-acid sequence MTEPYTVVALSPLQIPIVEPEDALKNTKRIIGFMKTAVGVAATEGHPVKLVVIPEMAIQGMHMAFTAGNREAEKKFARTIPGPETDELGKAARELNTYIAGELYLVADDDFPDRYFNCAFMIDPNGDVIYRRAKATSDGFEGGTLGTTNPHDLWDEWIQKKGDGNVMDAIYPVAKTPDIGNIGYVICHEGAYPEIARGLAMNGAEVIIRATLIEPQTSQGMWEVQNKAHALFNNAIVVAPNLGPELGPDGVINDLFGGRSMIVNQRGKIITETPGVTAGDTFVSTTIDIDALRRDRQANGVFNGFKDLRTEQYAAIYEKPIYPKNQYLDAPPGEGWLARERETRARNIKLLEERGVFTPLD; translated from the coding sequence GTGACTGAGCCGTACACAGTCGTAGCGCTCTCGCCGCTGCAGATCCCGATCGTCGAGCCGGAAGACGCGCTGAAGAACACCAAGCGCATCATCGGCTTCATGAAGACCGCGGTCGGCGTGGCAGCGACAGAGGGCCACCCGGTGAAGCTGGTCGTCATCCCCGAGATGGCGATCCAGGGAATGCACATGGCATTCACCGCAGGCAACCGCGAGGCGGAGAAGAAGTTCGCCCGCACCATCCCCGGTCCGGAGACCGACGAGCTGGGCAAGGCCGCTCGTGAGCTGAACACCTACATCGCCGGCGAGCTGTACCTGGTCGCCGACGACGACTTCCCTGACCGCTACTTCAACTGCGCGTTCATGATCGACCCGAACGGCGATGTGATCTACCGCCGTGCCAAGGCGACCAGCGACGGCTTCGAGGGCGGGACCCTCGGCACCACCAACCCGCACGACCTGTGGGACGAGTGGATCCAGAAGAAGGGCGACGGCAATGTGATGGACGCCATCTACCCGGTCGCCAAGACGCCGGACATCGGCAACATCGGCTACGTGATCTGCCACGAGGGCGCATACCCCGAGATCGCCCGCGGCCTCGCGATGAACGGCGCGGAGGTCATCATCCGCGCGACGCTCATCGAGCCGCAGACCTCGCAGGGGATGTGGGAGGTGCAGAACAAGGCGCACGCGCTGTTCAACAACGCGATCGTCGTCGCACCGAACCTCGGCCCGGAGCTCGGCCCGGACGGCGTCATCAACGACCTCTTCGGCGGCCGCTCGATGATCGTCAACCAGCGAGGCAAGATCATCACCGAGACGCCAGGCGTCACGGCGGGCGACACCTTCGTCAGTACGACGATCGACATCGACGCCCTGCGTCGCGACCGTCAGGCGAACGGCGTGTTCAACGGTTTCAAGGATCTGCGCACCGAGCAGTACGCCGCGATCTACGAGAAGCCGATCTACCCGAAGAACCAGTACCTCGACGCCCCTCCCGGCGAAGGATGGCTGGCCCGCGAGCGCGAGACCCGCGCCCGCAACATCAAGCTGCTCGAAGAGCGAGGCGTCTTCACCCCTCTCGACTGA
- a CDS encoding gluconate 2-dehydrogenase subunit 3 family protein, whose protein sequence is MGQAEWVTVPISTRDSNGPLFFTEHEWATVEAATARIIPTDHHPGAREAGVVRFIDRMLAGTQFVFPAADGNGFLRMEGLEEKAWQERIESRRTFYREGIVELDGIATEKFGAPFVELDDDQQDTVLETISRKEKPAKFAFADSDGQGSGGAPAGNQPVNEDFLEFFPLLVLNTRQGFYGDPVYGGNDNRVGWRVIGFPGPPSLAATMDGSYTTLDYMIPEAEWPYEQHPAVLRYGNR, encoded by the coding sequence ATGGGACAGGCAGAATGGGTCACCGTGCCGATCTCGACGCGCGATTCGAATGGGCCGCTGTTCTTCACGGAGCACGAATGGGCGACTGTCGAGGCCGCCACTGCGCGCATCATTCCGACGGACCACCATCCAGGAGCGAGAGAAGCAGGCGTGGTCCGCTTCATCGATCGGATGCTGGCGGGGACGCAGTTCGTCTTCCCGGCAGCTGACGGCAACGGGTTCCTCCGGATGGAGGGGCTGGAGGAGAAGGCCTGGCAGGAGCGCATCGAGAGCCGCCGGACGTTCTACCGCGAGGGGATCGTCGAACTGGACGGCATCGCCACCGAGAAGTTCGGCGCCCCGTTCGTCGAGCTCGACGACGACCAGCAGGACACGGTGCTGGAGACCATCTCGCGCAAGGAGAAGCCGGCGAAGTTCGCCTTCGCGGACTCGGACGGGCAGGGGAGCGGGGGAGCGCCGGCCGGCAACCAGCCTGTCAACGAGGACTTCCTCGAGTTCTTCCCGCTTCTGGTGCTGAACACCAGGCAGGGTTTCTACGGCGACCCGGTCTACGGCGGGAACGACAACCGCGTCGGCTGGCGGGTCATCGGGTTCCCCGGCCCTCCGTCGCTCGCCGCGACGATGGACGGCAGCTACACGACGCTCGACTACATGATCCCGGAGGCCGAGTGGCCGTACGAGCAGCACCCCGCCGTGCTGCGCTACGGCAACCGCTGA
- a CDS encoding aldo/keto reductase: protein MTIKQLGRTGLTVSDICVGTSALGSFPAQYGYEVDTETAVATIRRVFDGPFTFIDTSNEYGGGDSEKRIGQAIRENGGVPDGVVVATKVDPIPGTTDFSGDRVRRSVEESLERLGLDRLPLVYLHDPEKISFEEGVAPGGPLEALIALRDEGVIDYLGVAGGPIDLELQYLATEAFDAVISHNRFTLVDQSAEPLLDDAQARGVAFVNAAPFGGGMLVKGPDAVPTYCYAPVSDEVLQRVRTMESLCEAYGVPLAAAALQFSVRDPRVTSTIVGMSEPKRVEQTALLAATDIPAELWDALLPVARLGRSGVLA, encoded by the coding sequence ATGACCATCAAACAACTCGGACGCACGGGACTCACCGTCTCCGACATCTGCGTCGGGACCAGTGCCCTCGGCAGCTTCCCTGCGCAGTACGGCTACGAAGTGGACACGGAGACGGCCGTTGCGACCATCCGGCGGGTGTTCGACGGGCCGTTCACGTTCATCGACACCTCGAACGAGTACGGCGGCGGCGACAGCGAGAAGCGCATCGGGCAGGCGATCCGGGAGAACGGGGGAGTGCCGGACGGAGTGGTCGTGGCGACCAAGGTCGACCCCATCCCCGGGACCACCGACTTCTCCGGCGACCGGGTGCGCCGGTCGGTGGAGGAGAGCCTCGAACGTCTCGGCCTCGACCGGCTGCCGCTCGTCTACCTGCACGACCCGGAGAAGATCAGCTTCGAGGAGGGCGTCGCCCCCGGCGGTCCCCTCGAAGCGCTGATCGCGCTCCGCGACGAGGGCGTCATCGACTACCTCGGCGTCGCGGGAGGGCCGATCGACCTCGAGCTGCAGTACCTCGCGACGGAGGCGTTCGACGCCGTCATCAGCCACAACCGCTTCACGCTGGTCGACCAGTCGGCCGAGCCGCTGCTCGACGACGCCCAGGCCAGAGGCGTCGCGTTCGTCAATGCTGCTCCCTTCGGCGGCGGGATGCTGGTCAAGGGCCCGGATGCCGTGCCGACGTACTGCTACGCCCCCGTCAGCGACGAGGTGCTCCAGCGCGTGCGCACGATGGAGTCCCTGTGCGAGGCGTACGGCGTGCCGCTCGCCGCGGCCGCCCTGCAGTTCTCCGTGCGCGACCCGCGCGTCACCTCCACGATCGTCGGGATGTCCGAGCCGAAGCGCGTCGAGCAGACCGCCCTGCTCGCCGCCACCGACATCCCCGCCGAGCTGTGGGACGCCCTTCTGCCCGTCGCACGCCTCGGCCGCTCCGGTGTGCTGGCGTAG
- a CDS encoding GMC family oxidoreductase: protein MTTIKNPEPVDVVIVGAGAGGATAAKVLTEAGLRVVGLERGPWLKPEHASGDELKYLNRNFIWQDPKLKPRTYRQNDSEEAVITNFSATPQVVGGGTTHWGGMVPRMTVNDFRLRSLHGDVEGASLVDWPISYDDLEPYYTRVEWEFGTSGLGGANRWEGRRTRDYPTKPAPLSQIGRTFATAMNKMGHSTFPMPQGMVTEPYRGRKPFSENGFWQQYPDPGSGKSSTLISFIPDAINTGLYDLRPDCYVSEILVDKTGKATGVRYQDENGNEFVQNAKAVIVCGGGIETPRLLLMSKSALFPDGLGNGSGQVGKNATFHQYSFSVGLFDKELHDPLYGWSGHYMNLCSFDFYETDESRGHILGSLIFPSMLGHPVNWSFPGRPTWGQAAKDADRDLFNYSMKIGILLHDLPVESNRVDLDPTVKDAWGLPVARITHTPHANDFAQEKWQVKKNGEILEVAGASKIVPVNMERITGNTSHELGTARMGDDPATSVVDRWCRSHEVPNLYVFDASFFPTATGINPALTIMANAWRCADRIIAVDRHGWTD from the coding sequence ATGACCACCATCAAGAACCCTGAGCCGGTCGACGTCGTGATCGTCGGCGCCGGCGCAGGAGGGGCGACGGCAGCCAAGGTGCTGACAGAAGCCGGCCTGCGCGTGGTGGGACTCGAACGAGGCCCGTGGCTGAAGCCGGAGCACGCATCCGGCGACGAGCTGAAGTACCTGAACCGCAACTTCATCTGGCAGGACCCGAAGCTCAAGCCCCGCACATACCGTCAGAACGACAGCGAGGAAGCTGTCATCACGAACTTCTCCGCGACCCCGCAGGTCGTGGGAGGCGGCACGACGCACTGGGGCGGCATGGTTCCCCGGATGACCGTCAACGACTTCCGCCTGCGCTCGCTGCACGGCGACGTCGAAGGGGCGAGCCTGGTGGACTGGCCGATCAGCTACGACGACCTCGAGCCGTACTACACGCGGGTCGAGTGGGAGTTCGGAACCTCGGGTCTCGGCGGCGCGAACCGCTGGGAGGGTCGCCGCACCCGCGACTACCCGACCAAGCCTGCGCCGCTCAGCCAGATCGGCCGCACCTTCGCGACCGCGATGAACAAAATGGGCCACAGCACGTTCCCGATGCCCCAGGGCATGGTCACCGAGCCGTACCGCGGTCGCAAGCCGTTCAGCGAGAACGGCTTCTGGCAGCAGTATCCCGACCCGGGCAGCGGCAAGTCGTCGACGCTGATCAGCTTCATCCCGGATGCGATCAACACCGGCCTCTACGACCTGCGGCCGGACTGCTACGTCAGCGAGATCCTGGTCGACAAGACCGGCAAGGCGACCGGTGTGCGCTACCAGGACGAAAACGGCAACGAGTTCGTGCAGAACGCGAAGGCCGTGATCGTCTGCGGCGGCGGGATCGAGACGCCCAGGCTCCTGCTCATGTCGAAGTCGGCGCTGTTCCCGGATGGGCTGGGCAACGGCAGCGGGCAGGTCGGCAAGAACGCGACCTTCCACCAGTACTCGTTCTCGGTCGGCCTGTTCGACAAGGAGCTGCACGACCCGCTCTACGGCTGGTCAGGGCACTACATGAACCTGTGCTCGTTCGACTTCTACGAGACGGACGAGTCGCGGGGGCACATCCTGGGCTCGCTGATCTTCCCGTCGATGCTCGGCCACCCCGTCAACTGGAGCTTCCCCGGCCGCCCCACCTGGGGTCAGGCGGCGAAGGACGCCGATCGGGACCTGTTCAACTACAGCATGAAGATCGGCATCCTGCTGCACGACCTCCCGGTCGAGTCCAACAGGGTCGACCTCGACCCGACGGTGAAGGACGCGTGGGGACTCCCGGTCGCCCGCATCACCCACACGCCGCACGCCAACGACTTCGCGCAGGAGAAGTGGCAGGTGAAGAAGAACGGCGAGATCCTGGAGGTGGCAGGCGCATCCAAGATCGTGCCGGTCAACATGGAGCGCATCACGGGGAACACCTCGCACGAGCTCGGCACGGCCCGCATGGGCGACGATCCCGCCACCTCGGTGGTCGACAGGTGGTGCCGGTCGCACGAGGTGCCGAACCTCTACGTGTTCGACGCCAGCTTCTTCCCGACGGCGACCGGGATCAACCCGGCACTGACGATCATGGCGAACGCCTGGCGGTGCGCCGACCGCATCATCGCCGTGGACCGTCATGGCTGGACCGACTGA
- a CDS encoding TetR/AcrR family transcriptional regulator, with protein sequence MIGSVKSSMRERLIEAATELFYAEGLRAVSVDKVIERAGTTKVTFYRHFKSKDDLVVAHLQRRAQLERDGITGAIAAAGGSADRVFQLIAEQLGSMACEQGFRGCPFINAAAEYPDATSQVRIEVDTHRAWCKATFGEIVQPLGLSDPRGTADDLMLIRDGAMVAGYLDDADTLAASFIRSARALTGSGTAR encoded by the coding sequence ATGATCGGGAGCGTGAAATCGTCGATGCGGGAGCGACTCATCGAGGCGGCGACCGAACTGTTCTACGCAGAAGGTCTCCGCGCGGTCAGCGTCGACAAGGTCATCGAGCGCGCTGGGACGACGAAGGTCACCTTCTACCGTCATTTCAAGAGCAAGGACGACCTCGTGGTCGCGCACCTGCAGCGCAGGGCGCAGCTGGAACGCGACGGCATCACCGGCGCCATCGCCGCCGCCGGCGGCAGCGCAGACCGGGTGTTCCAGCTGATCGCCGAGCAGCTGGGCTCGATGGCGTGCGAGCAGGGCTTCCGCGGCTGCCCGTTCATCAACGCGGCCGCCGAGTACCCGGATGCGACGAGCCAGGTCCGCATCGAGGTCGACACCCACCGTGCCTGGTGCAAGGCCACGTTCGGCGAGATCGTGCAGCCGCTCGGCCTGAGCGACCCACGCGGGACGGCCGACGACCTCATGCTCATCCGCGACGGCGCGATGGTCGCCGGCTACCTGGACGACGCCGACACGCTCGCCGCCTCCTTCATCCGGAGCGCCAGGGCGCTCACCGGCTCAGGCACCGCGCGCTGA
- a CDS encoding sugar ABC transporter substrate-binding protein codes for MISPSSTTRNTRSRTRTILTVAGVVAATALVLSGCARGGTDGAAASDADKKTGKGLVIGWSQRGISGSDWWKTLVEGGQAEAKKLGATIELLDANGDTVRQNADVQTLITKNVDVVIMNPNDPIGVGASVAALQNAKVPLVTVNSNLDPSLVKDMYCYVAEDQGYTGSLAGEVAAKKAVEKFGTTGEIKVVGIGGFPGDVLSDLRFNGFMKGYEKVMKAYPGITTKKLETKYGEWKPDKALAPIRDVATANPDLKIVYSMSDVMEGGIEQGLQQAGIWGDGVIVAGYDGGMNVVKEMVDNPTGPLQATASNQPWDQGVAAVKMAVAAYNNDKTACPKKEVFIKTTVVTPENAKDYYKPQDTYVRAND; via the coding sequence ATGATCAGTCCCAGCAGCACCACGAGAAACACCCGCAGCCGTACCCGAACCATCCTCACCGTCGCCGGCGTCGTCGCGGCCACCGCTCTCGTCTTGAGTGGATGCGCGCGAGGCGGAACAGACGGAGCAGCAGCCAGCGACGCGGACAAGAAGACCGGCAAGGGCCTGGTCATCGGCTGGAGCCAGCGCGGCATCAGCGGCAGCGACTGGTGGAAGACCCTCGTCGAGGGCGGCCAGGCCGAAGCCAAGAAGCTGGGGGCGACCATCGAGCTCCTCGACGCGAACGGCGACACCGTCCGCCAGAACGCCGACGTGCAGACCCTGATCACCAAGAACGTCGACGTGGTGATCATGAACCCCAACGACCCGATCGGCGTCGGAGCCTCTGTCGCAGCGCTCCAGAACGCCAAGGTGCCGCTGGTCACCGTCAACTCGAACCTCGACCCGTCGCTGGTCAAGGACATGTACTGCTACGTCGCGGAAGACCAGGGATACACCGGCTCGCTCGCCGGCGAGGTCGCGGCGAAGAAGGCCGTCGAGAAGTTCGGCACGACGGGCGAGATCAAGGTCGTCGGCATCGGCGGCTTCCCGGGCGATGTGCTCAGCGACCTGCGGTTCAACGGATTCATGAAGGGCTACGAGAAGGTCATGAAGGCCTACCCGGGCATCACGACCAAGAAGCTCGAGACGAAGTACGGCGAGTGGAAGCCGGACAAGGCCCTCGCGCCCATCCGGGACGTCGCGACGGCGAATCCCGACCTCAAGATCGTCTACAGCATGAGCGACGTGATGGAGGGCGGCATCGAGCAGGGTCTCCAGCAGGCCGGGATCTGGGGCGACGGCGTGATCGTCGCCGGATACGACGGCGGCATGAACGTCGTGAAGGAGATGGTCGACAACCCGACGGGGCCTCTGCAGGCCACCGCATCCAACCAGCCGTGGGACCAGGGCGTCGCCGCGGTGAAGATGGCCGTCGCCGCATACAACAACGACAAGACGGCGTGCCCGAAGAAGGAGGTCTTCATCAAGACCACCGTCGTCACGCCCGAGAACGCCAAGGACTACTACAAGCCGCAAGACACGTACGTGCGGGCGAACGACTAG
- a CDS encoding ABC transporter permease, giving the protein MSNKLLHEPAKPAKSATESGAAPAHSAWRGVAKRVLPKTYLLLVLVVIIVIGYYVSADFLTLRNAENVIAAASIVAVLAVGQFFVILTGGIDLSVGSILAMSTVIVALTLQAGMATGLSVAFTLFCCGIAGLINGLLVVWLRIPPFIATLAMMSAVKGFSYIIQSTSLIQITDQTFVDLFARGTSLGLQNPVMIFLIVMVLAALVAKFTTFGRSLYAIGGNPEAARLSGLPVARNLLITYTMSGLLAGLAGLIAAAQLRQGSSLIGVGYELDAIAAVVVGGASLMGGKGDPISAVIGVFVLATIINVMNLVGISSEPQLVIKGAVIVIAVFLSSAGGVQRISGFFRSHLGRRSARTAG; this is encoded by the coding sequence ATGTCGAACAAACTCCTCCACGAGCCGGCGAAGCCGGCCAAATCGGCCACCGAGTCCGGCGCCGCCCCGGCGCACTCCGCCTGGAGAGGCGTGGCCAAGCGCGTCCTGCCGAAGACCTACCTGCTGCTGGTCCTCGTCGTCATCATCGTGATCGGCTATTACGTCTCCGCCGACTTCCTCACGCTGAGGAACGCAGAGAACGTGATCGCGGCGGCCTCCATCGTGGCCGTGCTCGCGGTCGGCCAGTTCTTCGTCATCCTGACGGGCGGCATCGACCTGTCGGTCGGCTCGATTCTGGCGATGTCGACGGTGATCGTCGCTCTGACCCTGCAAGCCGGCATGGCGACGGGGCTGTCGGTCGCGTTCACCCTGTTCTGCTGCGGGATCGCCGGGCTGATCAACGGTCTGCTCGTGGTGTGGCTCCGCATCCCGCCGTTCATCGCCACGCTGGCCATGATGAGCGCCGTCAAGGGCTTCAGCTACATCATCCAGTCGACCAGCCTCATCCAGATCACCGACCAGACGTTCGTGGACCTCTTCGCCCGCGGCACGAGCCTCGGGCTGCAGAACCCGGTGATGATCTTCCTGATCGTCATGGTGCTCGCGGCGCTCGTGGCGAAGTTCACGACCTTCGGGCGCTCGCTGTACGCGATCGGCGGCAACCCGGAGGCCGCGCGGCTTTCCGGCCTGCCTGTGGCCCGCAACCTCCTCATCACGTACACGATGTCCGGGCTGCTGGCGGGGCTGGCCGGGCTCATCGCCGCCGCACAGCTCCGCCAGGGCAGTTCGCTCATCGGCGTCGGCTACGAACTGGATGCGATCGCAGCGGTCGTCGTCGGCGGTGCATCCCTGATGGGCGGCAAGGGCGACCCGATCAGCGCCGTGATCGGCGTGTTCGTGCTCGCCACGATCATCAACGTGATGAACCTGGTCGGCATCTCCTCCGAGCCGCAGCTGGTGATCAAGGGCGCGGTGATCGTGATCGCGGTCTTCCTTTCCAGCGCGGGCGGCGTGCAACGGATCTCCGGATTCTTCCGCAGCCATCTGGGTCGCCGCAGCGCACGGACAGCGGGCTAG
- a CDS encoding sugar ABC transporter ATP-binding protein: protein MDELQLEGITKGYLGVQALKGVSFSVRRGSIHALAGQNGAGKSTLVKILSGAEIPDGGTIRLGGEVVKFREPTDAQAAGIHTIYQELSLVPSLSVAENIFLGTLPNKGSVVNWAQMQAKSREALARVGFDLDVTQPVSSFSVAEQQAVELAKALHKDARVLLLDEPTSTLPLPDVERLFTVLRKLAAEGVTLLYISHRMDELYSLCDAVTVLRDGVTAADLATADTKPADVVTAMVGKSLEGSIADAALRGERGPRLGAGRTDSILMSARGLGEDDRVSGIDFDLYRGEVLGISGLIGSGQSELASLLAGARKSTDGHLTIDGKQVTFASPRDAIRLGIGLLPQDRKAQGFIPDMGVAGNITLASMPMFSRLSVIDGKREKRTAQDMVAKLGMKVSSVNQPMKTLSGGTQQKGILARWLVRSSRLLICDEPTRGVDVGAKEDMYELIRDFARSGGTVIIASSEISEAMMCDRVLVMARGRVVAELDHDEIDPQGQTILQLLA, encoded by the coding sequence ATGGACGAGCTGCAGCTCGAAGGCATCACCAAGGGCTACCTCGGTGTGCAGGCGCTCAAGGGGGTGAGCTTTTCGGTCAGGCGGGGGAGCATCCACGCCCTCGCCGGACAGAACGGTGCGGGGAAGTCGACGCTGGTCAAGATCCTCTCGGGGGCGGAGATTCCGGACGGCGGAACCATCAGGCTCGGCGGGGAGGTCGTGAAGTTCCGCGAGCCGACGGATGCGCAGGCGGCCGGGATCCACACCATCTACCAGGAGCTGAGCCTGGTGCCGTCGCTCTCGGTCGCCGAGAACATCTTCCTCGGCACGCTTCCCAATAAGGGGAGCGTCGTGAACTGGGCGCAGATGCAGGCCAAGTCCCGCGAGGCCCTGGCCCGCGTCGGCTTCGACCTCGACGTGACGCAGCCGGTCTCGAGCTTCTCCGTGGCGGAGCAGCAGGCCGTCGAGCTGGCCAAGGCGCTGCACAAGGATGCGCGCGTGCTGCTGCTCGACGAGCCGACGTCCACTCTTCCCCTGCCCGACGTCGAGCGCCTGTTCACGGTGCTGCGCAAGCTCGCGGCCGAGGGCGTCACGCTCCTCTACATCTCGCACCGCATGGATGAGTTGTACAGCCTCTGCGACGCGGTGACCGTGCTGCGCGACGGCGTGACCGCGGCCGACCTGGCCACGGCGGACACCAAACCGGCCGACGTCGTGACGGCGATGGTCGGCAAGAGCCTGGAGGGCTCCATCGCCGACGCCGCCCTCCGCGGCGAACGCGGCCCGCGCCTCGGCGCCGGCCGCACGGACAGCATCCTGATGTCCGCCCGCGGGCTGGGGGAGGACGACCGGGTGTCCGGCATCGACTTCGACCTGTACCGGGGTGAGGTGCTCGGCATCTCCGGGCTGATCGGGTCCGGCCAGTCGGAGCTCGCCAGCCTGCTCGCCGGCGCCCGCAAGAGCACGGACGGGCACCTCACGATCGACGGCAAGCAGGTCACGTTCGCCTCGCCCCGCGACGCCATCCGGCTCGGCATCGGACTGCTCCCGCAGGACCGCAAGGCGCAGGGGTTCATCCCGGACATGGGGGTCGCGGGCAACATCACGCTGGCGAGCATGCCGATGTTCAGCAGGCTCTCCGTGATCGACGGCAAGCGCGAGAAGCGAACGGCGCAGGACATGGTGGCGAAGCTCGGGATGAAGGTCTCCAGCGTCAACCAGCCGATGAAGACCCTGAGCGGCGGGACGCAGCAGAAGGGCATCCTGGCCCGCTGGCTGGTGCGATCGTCCCGCCTGCTCATCTGCGACGAGCCGACACGAGGCGTGGATGTCGGCGCCAAGGAGGACATGTACGAGCTGATCCGCGACTTCGCCCGCTCGGGCGGAACCGTGATCATCGCGAGCTCGGAGATCTCCGAGGCGATGATGTGCGACCGCGTGCTCGTGATGGCCAGAGGTCGCGTGGTCGCCGAACTCGACCACGACGAGATCGATCCCCAGGGTCAGACGATCCTCCAGCTCCTCGCCTGA
- a CDS encoding LacI family DNA-binding transcriptional regulator codes for MTEQNEAPRAARMVDVARLAGVSQQTVSRVVNGHSNVAPEIRERVERAISQLRYRRNSAARTLATSRSMNLGVLSYALSVHGPALALFGIAEEARRSGYATSLVSLANVDRASIEAGLDSLVDDGVDAIVVLAPMTAAVEVLHRLDADVPVVRFEQGSPAGPSTVSVDETLGAQLATRHLLDLGHETVHFVGGPDGWMASDARRRGWQTELALAGRVTPPEFTSPDWSAESGYRAGVRIAADRSITAVLAINDAMALGLIKALHDNGVSVPGDVSVVGFDDRDESPYFLPALTTVRLDFTEVGRRAVESVLRSLRGEAPETIPLIQPELKVRDSTAPRR; via the coding sequence GTGACGGAGCAGAACGAGGCGCCGCGCGCGGCGCGGATGGTCGATGTCGCCCGCCTCGCCGGGGTCTCGCAGCAGACCGTCTCGCGGGTGGTCAACGGCCACTCGAACGTCGCTCCCGAGATCCGCGAACGGGTCGAACGTGCCATCTCCCAGCTGCGCTACCGTCGCAACTCGGCGGCGCGCACCCTCGCGACCAGCAGGTCGATGAACCTCGGCGTGCTCAGCTACGCGCTGTCCGTGCACGGTCCGGCGCTTGCGCTGTTCGGCATCGCGGAGGAGGCGCGCAGGAGCGGCTACGCCACGAGTCTGGTGAGCCTCGCGAACGTGGACCGCGCGAGCATCGAGGCGGGCCTCGACTCCCTCGTCGATGACGGCGTGGATGCGATCGTGGTGCTGGCGCCGATGACCGCCGCCGTCGAGGTGCTGCACCGGCTCGACGCGGATGTGCCCGTGGTGCGGTTCGAGCAGGGCTCGCCCGCCGGGCCGTCCACCGTGTCCGTCGACGAGACGCTCGGCGCCCAGCTGGCCACCAGACACCTGCTCGACCTCGGTCACGAGACCGTCCACTTCGTCGGAGGGCCGGACGGCTGGATGGCGTCGGATGCGCGCCGCCGCGGCTGGCAGACCGAGCTCGCCCTCGCCGGCCGGGTGACGCCTCCCGAGTTCACGTCCCCGGACTGGTCGGCGGAGTCCGGCTACCGGGCAGGGGTCAGGATCGCCGCTGACCGCTCGATCACCGCCGTCCTCGCGATCAACGACGCGATGGCCCTCGGCCTGATCAAGGCGCTCCACGACAACGGGGTCTCGGTGCCCGGGGACGTAAGCGTCGTCGGCTTCGACGACCGCGACGAGTCACCGTACTTCCTTCCGGCGCTGACCACCGTGCGGCTCGACTTCACCGAGGTGGGCCGTCGGGCCGTCGAGAGCGTGCTCCGCTCGCTGCGGGGAGAGGCGCCGGAGACCATCCCGCTCATCCAGCCGGAGCTGAAGGTGCGCGACAGCACCGCGCCGCGCCGCTGA